One stretch of Actinacidiphila sp. DG2A-62 DNA includes these proteins:
- a CDS encoding AMP-dependent synthetase/ligase, translated as MRQFTVPPLVTTPQAGGLADAVFGNAEQSPDQVVLGRADGEGGWHDVTAAQFRDEVVAVAKGLLAEGIRFGDRVAIMSRTRYEWTLFDFALWAIGAQSVPVYPTSSSEQVRWMLHDSDAVAAIVEHEDHAMTVGAAVDELPRLTRLWQLDSDCVSELALAGRHIGDDVVERHRLAVTPDAVATVIYTSGTTGRPKGCVITHANFMAETDNVVARWEPVFANKPGEEPSTLLFLPLAHVFGRMVEVAAVRARIRLGHQPSMAAVDVLPSLASFRPTFVLAVPYVFEKVFQGARRKAEASGRLGPFDKAVDIAVRHAEAMEARAFGTGPGPSAGLRMQHQLYDKLVYSKVREALGGRVRHGISGGSAMDRRLGLFFSGAGVTIYEGYGLTETTAAATANPPEQTRFGTVGLPVPGTTVLIAEDGEIWLKGGQVFGGYLNNDKATDEVLHDGWLATGDLGALDEDGYLTITGRKKEILVTSGGKSVSPVVLEEKVRGHPLVGQCVAVGNNRPYVAALITLDPDAVAHWLTMRGKPRMTPAQLVRDPELELEIRRAVVAANTLVSQAESIRTFRILGTHFSEERGTLTPSMKLKRRVIETVYADEIEALYRG; from the coding sequence TTGCGTCAGTTCACCGTTCCTCCACTGGTCACCACGCCTCAGGCCGGTGGCTTGGCGGATGCCGTGTTCGGCAACGCCGAGCAGAGCCCGGACCAGGTGGTGCTCGGACGCGCGGACGGGGAGGGCGGCTGGCACGACGTGACCGCCGCGCAGTTCCGCGACGAGGTGGTCGCGGTGGCCAAGGGGCTGCTGGCGGAGGGCATCAGGTTCGGCGACCGGGTCGCCATCATGTCCCGCACCCGCTACGAGTGGACGCTGTTCGACTTCGCGCTCTGGGCGATCGGCGCGCAGTCGGTGCCGGTCTACCCGACCTCGTCCTCCGAGCAGGTGCGCTGGATGCTGCACGACTCGGACGCGGTGGCCGCGATCGTGGAGCACGAGGACCACGCGATGACGGTCGGCGCGGCGGTGGACGAGCTGCCCCGGCTGACCAGGCTGTGGCAGCTGGACTCGGACTGCGTCAGCGAACTGGCCCTGGCCGGGCGGCACATCGGGGACGACGTGGTGGAGCGGCACCGGCTCGCGGTCACCCCGGACGCGGTGGCCACCGTCATCTACACCTCCGGCACCACCGGCCGGCCCAAGGGCTGTGTGATCACGCACGCCAACTTCATGGCGGAGACCGACAACGTGGTGGCCCGCTGGGAGCCGGTGTTCGCCAACAAGCCGGGCGAGGAGCCGTCCACGCTGCTGTTCCTGCCGCTGGCGCACGTCTTCGGGCGGATGGTCGAGGTGGCGGCGGTGCGGGCCCGCATCCGGCTGGGCCACCAGCCGAGCATGGCGGCGGTGGACGTGCTGCCGTCGCTGGCGTCGTTCCGGCCGACCTTCGTGCTGGCGGTGCCGTACGTCTTCGAGAAGGTCTTCCAGGGAGCCCGCCGCAAGGCCGAGGCGAGCGGCAGGCTCGGGCCGTTCGACAAGGCGGTGGACATCGCGGTGCGGCACGCCGAGGCGATGGAGGCGCGCGCCTTCGGCACCGGCCCGGGCCCGAGCGCCGGACTGCGGATGCAACACCAGTTGTACGACAAGCTGGTCTACAGCAAGGTGCGTGAGGCGCTGGGCGGGCGGGTGCGGCACGGCATCTCCGGCGGCTCGGCGATGGACCGCAGGCTCGGGCTGTTCTTCAGCGGCGCGGGCGTGACGATCTACGAGGGCTACGGGCTGACCGAGACCACCGCCGCGGCCACCGCGAACCCGCCGGAGCAGACCCGGTTCGGCACCGTGGGCCTGCCGGTGCCGGGGACCACCGTGCTGATCGCGGAGGACGGCGAGATCTGGCTGAAGGGCGGCCAGGTCTTCGGCGGCTATCTCAACAACGACAAGGCCACCGACGAGGTGCTGCACGACGGCTGGCTGGCCACCGGCGACCTCGGCGCGCTGGACGAGGACGGCTACCTCACCATCACCGGCCGCAAGAAGGAGATCCTGGTCACCAGCGGCGGCAAGAGCGTGTCGCCGGTGGTGCTGGAGGAGAAGGTGCGCGGCCACCCGCTGGTCGGGCAGTGCGTCGCGGTCGGCAACAACCGGCCGTACGTCGCCGCGCTGATCACGCTGGACCCGGACGCGGTGGCGCACTGGCTGACGATGCGCGGCAAGCCGCGGATGACGCCGGCTCAGCTGGTGCGCGACCCGGAACTCGAACTGGAGATCCGGCGGGCGGTGGTGGCCGCCAACACCCTGGTCTCGCAGGCCGAGTCCATTCGCACCTTCCGCATCCTGGGCACGCACTTCTCCGAGGAGCGCGGCACGCTGACGCCGTCGATGAAGCTCAAGCGCCGGGTGATCGAGACGGTGTACGCGGACGAGATCGAGGCGCTGTACCGGGGTTGA
- a CDS encoding LysR family transcriptional regulator: MFDPVQLRTFLVVAQTLSFTQAAQRLGVQQSTVSQQVRRLEEAAGARLFARDTHGVELTEDGEAMLGFAGTILEANERAAGFFAGTRLRGRVRFGVSEDFVLTRLPEILAGFRREHPEVDLELTVELSGTLHRMLDAGRLDLCLAKRDGPDGPGRLVWRDKLVWIGGERLRLDPRRPVPLIVFPPPGITRARAFEVLERHGRTWRVVCTSGSLSGLVAAAHAGLGVMAHTQGLVPQGLARLPARSGLPELGAVDFVLLHGRRRSTAQQAADALADAILAGGDRLHRPLP, encoded by the coding sequence GTGTTCGATCCCGTACAACTGCGCACCTTCCTCGTCGTCGCGCAGACGCTGAGCTTCACCCAGGCGGCCCAGCGGCTCGGCGTTCAGCAGTCCACGGTGAGCCAGCAGGTGCGCCGGCTGGAGGAGGCGGCCGGCGCCCGGCTGTTCGCGCGGGACACGCACGGCGTGGAGCTGACCGAGGACGGCGAGGCGATGCTCGGCTTCGCCGGCACGATCCTGGAGGCCAACGAGCGCGCCGCCGGCTTCTTCGCCGGCACCCGGCTGCGCGGGCGGGTGCGCTTCGGGGTCTCGGAGGACTTCGTGCTGACCAGGCTGCCGGAGATCCTGGCCGGCTTCCGCCGCGAACACCCCGAGGTGGACCTGGAGTTGACCGTCGAGCTGTCCGGCACGCTGCACCGGATGCTGGACGCGGGGCGGCTGGACCTGTGCCTGGCCAAGCGGGACGGCCCGGACGGCCCGGGCCGGCTGGTGTGGCGGGACAAGCTGGTGTGGATCGGCGGCGAGCGGCTGCGGCTGGACCCGCGGCGTCCCGTGCCGCTCATCGTGTTCCCGCCGCCGGGCATCACCCGGGCGCGCGCGTTCGAGGTGCTGGAACGGCACGGCAGGACCTGGCGGGTGGTCTGCACCAGCGGCTCGCTCAGCGGCCTGGTCGCGGCGGCGCACGCCGGGCTCGGCGTGATGGCGCACACCCAGGGGCTGGTCCCGCAGGGGCTCGCGCGCCTGCCGGCGCGCTCGGGGCTGCCCGAACTCGGCGCGGTGGACTTCGTCCTGCTGCACGGCCGGCGGCGGTCCACCGCGCAGCAGGCCGCGGACGCCCTCGCCGACGCGATCCTCGCCGGCGGCGACCGGCTGCACCGCCCGCTGCCCTGA
- a CDS encoding bile acid:sodium symporter family protein: MPVDPFIAALLGTVLLAAVLPATGRAAGVAQGTADAAVALLFFLYGTRLSTREALAGLRHWRLHLTVLAATFVVFPLLGLAARGLEPYVLAPRLYPGFLFLCVLPSTIQSSIAFTSIAGGNVAAAICAGSFSSLAGIVLTPLLAAALVGGGAGISGHAVTAIALQLLAPFLAGQLLRRWTAKQVARHRKVLARADRGSILLVVYAAFSAGMAEGIWHQVPAPRLLELLVAEALLLGVMLAVTSYGARRLGFDRADRVTIVFAGSKKSLASGVPMATVLFGSGAGLVVLPLMLFHQMQLMVCAVIAKRWAREGTDAVREPVRTPVPAGGPAPGHAPAPASGTGKGTGT; the protein is encoded by the coding sequence CTGCCCGTCGACCCGTTCATCGCCGCGCTGCTCGGCACCGTGCTGCTCGCCGCGGTCCTGCCGGCCACCGGACGGGCCGCGGGCGTGGCACAGGGGACCGCGGACGCCGCCGTCGCGCTGCTGTTCTTCCTCTACGGCACCCGGCTGTCGACCCGCGAGGCGCTCGCCGGGCTGCGGCACTGGCGGCTGCACCTGACCGTGCTCGCCGCCACCTTCGTCGTCTTCCCGCTGCTGGGCCTGGCCGCCCGCGGCCTGGAGCCGTACGTCCTGGCGCCCCGCCTCTATCCGGGCTTCCTCTTCCTGTGCGTGCTGCCGTCGACCATCCAGTCCTCCATCGCCTTCACCTCGATCGCCGGCGGCAACGTCGCCGCCGCGATCTGCGCCGGCTCCTTCTCCAGCCTCGCCGGCATCGTGCTGACCCCGCTGCTGGCCGCCGCGCTCGTCGGCGGCGGCGCCGGGATCAGCGGGCACGCGGTGACCGCCATCGCGCTGCAGCTGCTCGCGCCCTTCCTGGCCGGACAACTGCTGCGCCGCTGGACCGCGAAGCAGGTCGCCCGGCACCGCAAGGTGCTCGCGCGCGCCGACCGCGGCTCGATCCTGCTGGTGGTCTACGCGGCGTTCAGCGCCGGCATGGCCGAGGGCATCTGGCACCAGGTCCCGGCGCCGCGGCTGCTGGAACTGCTCGTCGCCGAGGCGCTGCTGCTCGGCGTGATGCTCGCGGTCACCTCGTACGGCGCCCGGCGGCTGGGCTTCGACCGCGCCGACCGCGTCACCATCGTCTTCGCCGGCTCGAAGAAGAGCCTGGCCAGCGGGGTGCCGATGGCGACCGTGCTGTTCGGCTCGGGCGCGGGGCTCGTGGTGCTGCCGCTGATGCTGTTCCACCAGATGCAGCTGATGGTGTGCGCGGTGATCGCCAAGCGCTGGGCGCGGGAGGGGACGGACGCCGTACGGGAGCCGGTTCGCACGCCCGTACCGGCCGGCGGTCCCGCGCCCGGGCACGCGCCCGCGCCGGCGTCGGGCACGGGGAAGGGGACCGGCACCTGA
- a CDS encoding formate dehydrogenase accessory sulfurtransferase FdhD — MGRVTERRRVLRIRGDAVSHRADTLVAEEPLEIRLNGKPLAITMRTPGDDFALATGFLVSEGVIGAAEEVANVVYCAGATSEGVNTYNVVDVRLAPGVPVPDITLERNVYTTSSCGLCGKASLDAVRTTARWPLPSAESPEAAKSPEDAEDAEHPGAADAPGGGGRPGAVRLTPAALAALPDRLRSGQAVFERTGGLHAAALFTPQGDLVDLREDVGRHNAVDKLVGRALRAGLLPLHDLVLMVSGRASFELAQKAVMAGIPVLAAVSAPSSLAVDLAAETGLTLVGFLRGDSMNVYAGEARIALPAPQAP; from the coding sequence ATGGGACGGGTCACCGAACGGCGGCGGGTGCTGCGGATCAGGGGCGACGCGGTCTCCCACCGCGCGGACACGCTGGTCGCCGAGGAGCCGCTGGAGATCCGGCTGAACGGCAAGCCGCTGGCGATCACCATGCGCACCCCCGGCGACGACTTCGCGCTGGCCACCGGCTTCCTGGTCAGCGAGGGCGTGATCGGCGCGGCCGAGGAGGTCGCCAACGTCGTCTACTGCGCGGGCGCGACCTCCGAGGGCGTCAACACCTACAACGTGGTGGACGTGCGGCTGGCCCCGGGCGTCCCGGTCCCCGACATCACCCTGGAGCGCAACGTCTACACGACGTCGTCCTGCGGGCTGTGCGGCAAGGCGAGCCTGGACGCGGTGCGCACCACCGCCCGGTGGCCGCTCCCCTCCGCCGAGTCTCCCGAGGCCGCCAAGTCTCCCGAGGACGCCGAGGACGCCGAGCACCCCGGGGCCGCCGACGCTCCCGGGGGCGGCGGCCGGCCCGGGGCGGTGCGTCTCACACCCGCCGCGCTGGCCGCGCTCCCGGACCGGCTGCGCTCCGGCCAGGCCGTCTTCGAGCGCACCGGCGGCCTGCACGCCGCGGCGCTGTTCACCCCGCAGGGCGACCTGGTGGACCTGCGCGAGGACGTCGGACGGCACAACGCGGTGGACAAGCTGGTCGGGCGGGCGCTGCGCGCGGGGCTGCTGCCGCTGCACGACCTGGTGCTGATGGTCTCCGGACGCGCCTCGTTCGAGCTGGCGCAGAAGGCCGTGATGGCGGGCATCCCGGTGCTCGCCGCCGTCTCCGCGCCGTCCTCGCTCGCGGTGGACCTGGCCGCGGAGACCGGGCTGACACTGGTCGGCTTCCTGCGCGGGGACTCGATGAACGTCTACGCCGGCGAGGCACGTATCGCCCTGCCCGCACCACAGGCCCCCTGA
- a CDS encoding chorismate mutase encodes MNDQPTAEGTLVGDEEALTRLRALRGSIDNLDAALVHLLAERFKCTQQVGELKAAHNLPPADPAREADQIARLRRLAADARLDPAFAEKFLNFIIEEVVRHHRAIAAKQDGAAPPA; translated from the coding sequence ATGAACGACCAGCCGACCGCCGAGGGGACCTTGGTGGGCGACGAGGAAGCGCTGACCAGGCTTCGGGCCCTGCGCGGGAGCATCGACAATCTGGACGCGGCGCTGGTGCACCTGCTGGCCGAGCGCTTCAAGTGCACCCAGCAGGTCGGCGAGCTGAAGGCCGCCCACAACCTGCCGCCGGCCGATCCCGCCCGTGAGGCCGACCAGATCGCCCGGCTGCGCCGGCTGGCGGCGGACGCCCGCCTCGACCCGGCCTTCGCCGAGAAGTTCCTGAACTTCATCATCGAGGAGGTGGTCCGCCACCACCGGGCCATCGCCGCCAAGCAGGACGGCGCCGCGCCGCCGGCCTGA
- a CDS encoding MFS transporter: MTAPATPPGPAPTPHSATALTNRQVTLAFRGLLAVRLLGALADGVMLPFVVLWAHRDGGLSGAAAGALFLVQAVGEFTGGLAGGALADRIGHRRMLLISTTGMALGYGSLFLVHHAVLAIGAFLLAGLFESAFHPTIAALIGDLHADEDLHRAYGLTRVVASVGGVVGPVLGAAAVALSLSSMFAAAGVLLAGAVLAVCVAVPSDRAIGPRTSEGDDEEEPAGALGQILRDRRLALLVLGGGLLAITFTWFEADGLVLLRRLHSLGTTAYAVLFAVDAVATVAFQTAVSRWARRRGTARVLFAGAALQGAGLAAMAAAGLGYPVLVAAVLVMSFGMMLSGPTTSAFVSRHAAPGRGATYQAALSTTQDIGTAIGPTSGLALGRTGPAALVWLLALPLSLVAGLATVRAARPARGEESGPAAPADGQDNRKTPAQRGFSLVSEGDLNPHAR, from the coding sequence ATGACGGCGCCCGCGACGCCACCCGGTCCGGCGCCGACGCCCCACTCCGCCACCGCGCTGACGAACCGCCAGGTCACGCTGGCCTTCCGGGGCCTGCTGGCCGTCCGGCTGCTCGGCGCCCTGGCCGACGGCGTGATGCTCCCCTTCGTCGTCCTGTGGGCGCACCGGGACGGCGGGCTGAGCGGCGCGGCGGCCGGCGCGCTGTTCCTGGTCCAGGCGGTCGGCGAGTTCACCGGCGGCCTGGCCGGGGGCGCCCTGGCCGACCGGATCGGCCACCGCCGCATGCTGCTGATCTCCACGACCGGCATGGCGCTCGGCTACGGAAGCCTGTTCCTGGTGCACCACGCGGTCCTGGCGATCGGGGCGTTCCTGCTCGCCGGGCTCTTCGAATCGGCCTTCCACCCCACCATCGCCGCCCTGATCGGCGACCTGCACGCGGACGAGGACCTGCACCGCGCCTACGGGCTGACCCGCGTCGTCGCCAGTGTCGGCGGCGTCGTCGGCCCGGTCCTCGGGGCGGCGGCGGTCGCCCTCTCCCTGTCGAGCATGTTCGCCGCGGCCGGGGTGCTGCTGGCCGGCGCGGTGCTCGCGGTGTGCGTCGCCGTCCCCTCCGACCGCGCGATCGGTCCGCGGACCTCCGAGGGCGACGACGAGGAGGAGCCGGCGGGCGCGCTCGGGCAGATCCTGCGCGACCGCCGGCTCGCCCTGCTCGTCCTCGGCGGCGGCCTGCTCGCCATCACCTTCACCTGGTTCGAGGCAGACGGCCTGGTGCTGCTGCGCCGGCTGCACTCGCTGGGCACCACCGCCTACGCGGTCCTCTTCGCCGTCGACGCGGTCGCCACCGTCGCCTTCCAGACCGCGGTCAGCCGCTGGGCCAGGCGCCGCGGCACCGCCCGAGTGCTCTTCGCGGGCGCCGCCCTGCAGGGCGCGGGCCTCGCCGCCATGGCCGCGGCCGGGCTCGGCTACCCGGTCTTGGTCGCCGCGGTCCTGGTCATGTCCTTCGGGATGATGCTCTCCGGTCCCACGACCTCGGCCTTCGTCAGCCGCCACGCCGCGCCGGGCCGCGGCGCCACGTACCAGGCCGCCCTGTCCACCACGCAGGACATCGGGACCGCGATCGGCCCGACCTCCGGACTCGCCCTGGGCCGCACCGGCCCGGCCGCCCTGGTCTGGCTCCTCGCGCTCCCGCTGAGCCTCGTCGCCGGCCTCGCCACCGTCCGCGCCGCGCGACCGGCCCGCGGGGAGGAATCCGGCCCGGCCGCTCCCGCGGACGGCCAGGACAACAGAAAAACCCCTGCGCAGAGGGGTTTTTCGCTGGTGTCCGAGGGGGACTTGAACCCCCACGCCCGATAA
- a CDS encoding TetR/AcrR family transcriptional regulator, translating to MSRTAGSRAAPGRPRSEAARIAVLHAVDDMLVEQGYAAMTMKGIAERAGVGRQTVYRWWSTKAEILLEASVHDARRELATEPRARPADDLAVYLAALTAFLTVSPAGLAYRALLGEAQHDKAVRDLVRGAGLVGAATAAVLDRVRPHAPRMPAADLAAAQLTGPVIAVILETGIAMAPARLGEHVRLLLTAWGGDPDR from the coding sequence ATGTCACGCACCGCCGGCAGCCGCGCCGCCCCGGGCCGCCCCCGCAGCGAGGCGGCGCGGATCGCCGTGCTCCACGCCGTGGACGACATGCTCGTCGAGCAGGGATACGCGGCGATGACGATGAAGGGCATCGCCGAACGGGCCGGTGTCGGACGGCAGACCGTCTACCGCTGGTGGTCCACCAAGGCGGAGATCCTGCTGGAGGCGAGCGTCCACGACGCGCGGCGCGAACTGGCCACCGAGCCGCGCGCCCGCCCCGCCGACGACCTGGCCGTCTACCTCGCGGCGCTGACCGCGTTCCTCACCGTCTCACCGGCCGGACTCGCCTACCGGGCGCTGCTCGGCGAGGCCCAGCACGACAAGGCGGTGCGCGACCTCGTCCGCGGCGCGGGACTCGTCGGCGCCGCCACGGCCGCCGTGCTCGACCGGGTCCGCCCGCACGCCCCCCGGATGCCTGCCGCCGACCTCGCCGCGGCCCAGCTCACCGGCCCCGTGATCGCCGTCATCCTGGAGACCGGGATCGCCATGGCCCCCGCCCGGCTCGGCGAGCACGTACGGCTACTGCTCACGGCCTGGGGCGGGGACCCGGACCGCTGA
- a CDS encoding carbohydrate kinase family protein, which translates to MVGEVVTDVVARHRDPLAPATDTAARIELLPGGAGANVACWAVTAAGGPHPGPGGAHADGSGRDASGTDARRADASRTDTSRASASGPPAGDPDGGDWDAADPDAGDPDASGPPAAGASAAAGPYRLTRGADTAPPAPSGASGAGPLTVRLLAKAGADTARWHRAALRRAGVEPVLRVDPDLPTAVVIALVDAAAERTLVTDSGAALRLGPRDWDAALLDGVGHVHVSGYLLFSAPGRALAAVVGEAARARGVPVSVDPASAGFLRASGVARFLEAVAGVDLLLPNAAEAAALCGRPETTDAATDQDGAADDAAELSARLPGTTVVVTLGAMGALAARGGRVVARVPGLPVTPVDTTGAGDAFTGALLAARLTGAPLPAALAAACATAATAVTVVGGRPAAARLGLDDGVTAPA; encoded by the coding sequence GTGGTCGGCGAGGTGGTCACCGACGTGGTGGCCCGCCACCGCGACCCCCTCGCGCCCGCGACCGACACGGCCGCGCGGATCGAGCTGCTGCCGGGCGGCGCGGGCGCGAACGTGGCGTGCTGGGCGGTCACCGCGGCAGGCGGCCCGCACCCCGGACCGGGCGGCGCGCACGCCGACGGGAGCGGTAGGGACGCGAGCGGTACGGACGCGAGGCGCGCGGACGCGAGCCGTACGGACACGAGCCGTGCGTCCGCGAGCGGTCCGCCCGCGGGTGATCCGGACGGTGGTGATTGGGACGCGGCTGATCCGGACGCCGGTGATCCGGACGCGAGCGGTCCGCCCGCGGCTGGCGCGTCCGCCGCTGCGGGCCCGTACCGGCTAACCCGCGGCGCGGACACCGCGCCTCCTGCGCCCAGCGGGGCGAGCGGCGCCGGCCCCCTGACCGTACGGCTGCTGGCCAAGGCCGGCGCGGACACCGCGCGCTGGCACCGGGCCGCGCTGCGGCGAGCGGGTGTGGAGCCGGTGCTGCGGGTCGACCCGGACCTGCCGACGGCCGTGGTGATCGCGCTGGTCGACGCCGCCGCGGAACGCACCCTGGTCACCGACTCGGGCGCGGCGCTGCGGCTCGGTCCGCGGGACTGGGACGCGGCGCTGCTGGACGGCGTCGGCCATGTCCACGTCTCCGGCTACCTGTTGTTCTCCGCGCCCGGTCGCGCCCTCGCGGCGGTGGTCGGGGAGGCGGCCCGCGCCCGTGGCGTGCCGGTGAGCGTCGACCCGGCGTCCGCGGGCTTCCTGCGCGCCTCGGGTGTGGCGCGCTTCCTGGAGGCGGTCGCCGGGGTCGACCTGCTGCTGCCCAACGCGGCGGAGGCCGCGGCGCTGTGCGGCCGCCCCGAGACCACCGACGCGGCCACCGACCAGGACGGGGCCGCCGACGACGCGGCCGAGCTGAGCGCGCGGCTGCCGGGCACGACGGTCGTGGTGACGCTGGGCGCGATGGGTGCGCTGGCGGCGCGCGGCGGCCGTGTCGTCGCCCGCGTCCCCGGGCTGCCGGTGACCCCGGTCGACACCACCGGCGCGGGCGACGCGTTCACCGGCGCCCTCCTCGCGGCCCGCCTGACCGGCGCGCCGCTCCCGGCGGCCCTGGCCGCGGCCTGCGCCACGGCCGCGACCGCCGTGACCGTGGTGGGCGGCAGGCCGGCGGCCGCACGGCTGGGCCTGGACGACGGCGTGACCGCCCCTGCGTAG
- a CDS encoding pseudouridine-5'-phosphate glycosidase encodes MSSLSTDGPRAVAAPALSDEVADALAARVPVVALESTIIAHGLPRPRNLQVARELEQIVRDAGAVPATVAVLDGVPRVGLDKDQVERVAQDPSLRKLGFRDLAPALAAGASGATTVSGTAFLAARAGIRVFGTGGLGGVHRGWTEVQDESADLSLLARTRITVVCAGVKSILDVPATLQRLETLGIGVLGYGTDRFPGFYLTDSGEPVDWTVRAPDEVAAVMAAQDALGGHESALIVANPVAAEHQLDPELHDRVLAQALAAADREGVTGQAITPFLLAYLTEHTGGASLEANLAAVRGNVALAGAIAASWAERSR; translated from the coding sequence ATGAGCAGCTTGAGCACTGACGGTCCCCGCGCGGTCGCCGCGCCCGCCCTGTCCGACGAGGTCGCCGACGCGCTGGCCGCGCGCGTCCCGGTGGTGGCCCTCGAGTCCACGATCATCGCCCACGGCCTGCCCAGGCCCCGCAACCTCCAGGTGGCGCGGGAGCTGGAGCAGATCGTCCGGGACGCGGGCGCGGTGCCGGCGACCGTGGCGGTGCTGGACGGCGTGCCCCGGGTGGGCCTGGACAAGGACCAGGTCGAGCGGGTCGCGCAGGACCCGTCGCTGCGCAAGCTGGGCTTCCGCGACCTCGCCCCGGCGCTCGCCGCCGGGGCGAGCGGCGCGACGACGGTGTCGGGCACCGCGTTCCTGGCCGCGCGGGCCGGCATCCGGGTCTTCGGCACCGGCGGGCTGGGCGGGGTGCACCGCGGCTGGACGGAGGTGCAGGACGAGTCCGCGGACCTGTCCCTGCTGGCCAGGACGCGGATCACGGTGGTGTGCGCGGGCGTCAAGTCGATCCTCGACGTGCCGGCGACGCTCCAGCGGCTGGAGACGCTGGGCATCGGCGTGCTCGGCTACGGCACCGACCGCTTCCCCGGCTTCTACCTCACCGACTCCGGCGAACCGGTGGACTGGACGGTCCGCGCGCCGGACGAGGTCGCGGCGGTGATGGCCGCGCAGGACGCGCTCGGCGGCCACGAGTCGGCGCTGATCGTGGCCAACCCGGTGGCCGCCGAGCACCAGCTCGACCCGGAGCTGCACGACCGGGTGCTGGCCCAGGCCTTGGCGGCGGCGGACCGCGAGGGCGTCACCGGGCAGGCGATCACGCCGTTCCTGCTGGCGTATCTGACCGAGCACACCGGCGGCGCGTCCCTGGAGGCCAACCTGGCCGCGGTGCGCGGCAACGTCGCGCTGGCCGGCGCGATCGCCGCGAGCTGGGCGGAACGCTCCCGGTGA